AGCTCTACTCGGTGCCGGTCAACATCCACCGGTCCAACGTGCTCTGGTACAACCCGGCCGTCCTCGACGAGGTCGGCATCGCCGCTCCCCCGACGACCTGGGACGAGTTCCTGACCCAGGCCACCACGCTCGAGGCCGCCGGCAAGATCCCGCTCACGGTGGGCCCCACGTGGACGCAGCAGCACCTCCTGGAGAACGTGCTCCTGGGTGAGCTGGGCCCCGACGTCTACAGCGGCCTGTGGGACGTGTCCACCGACTGGGAGTCCGCCGAGGTCGTCGACGCGCTGGACATGTTCACCGAGGTGCTCGGCCACTCCAACCTCGACTCGGCCGCGGCCGACTGGCAGCCCGCCATCGACCCGCTCATCGAGGGCGACGCCGCCTACAACGTGATGGGCGACTGGGCCGACACCTACTTCCGGGTCGAGAAGGAGCTCACCTGGGAGACCGACTACGGCGCCACCACGTCGCCCGGCACCGACGGCGTCTTCAACTTCCTGTCCGACACCTTCACCCTGCCGCAGGACGCCCCGCACCGCGAGACCGCCATCGAATGGCTCAAGCTGGCCGGCTCCAAGGAAGGGCAGGACACCTTCAACCCGGTGAAGGGCTCGATCCCGGCCCGGATCGACGGCGACCCGTCGCTCTACACCGACTACCTGCAGGTGCCGTTCGAGGACTGGACCGACCCGTCCACGACGATCGTCGGCTCGCTGGCCCACGGCGTGGTCGCCGACAACGCCTGGAAGACCGAGATCGACTCGGCGCTGCAGGAGTTCGTCGAGAGCGGTGACGCCGAAGGGTTCGCCGGGGCCGTGAAGCAGGCCTACGAGGACACCCAGAACTAGGGCCAGGGAAGCGAGGGCGAGGGAGGCAGCGCGCCGTGCACCGGATACGTCGATGGGCGCCCGGTCTGTTGCTCGTCTCGCCCTCGCTGATCCTGCTGGGGGTCTTCGTCTACGGGTTCCTGGGATGGAACCTGAGGGTGTCGTTGAGCGACTGGCGGGGCCTGCGCCCCGACTACGCCTACGCCGGCACCGACAACTACCAGCGCCTGCCGGACGACACCCGCTTCACCGACGACGTGGAGAACGTGCTGGTGTTCACCGCGGTGTTCGTGGTCGGCACGCTGCTGCTCGGCTTCCTGCTGGCGCTGCTGATCGAGCGGGGCGTCCGGGGCGAGGGCTTCTTCCGGGGCGTGTTCCTGTTCCCCATGGCGATCTCGTTCATCGCCACCGCGATCATCTGGCGTTGGCTGCTCAACAACGCCGGTGGCGCGCAGGAGACCGGCCTCAACAAGCTCTTCGGCCAGGTGGGCCTGGACTTCCTGGCCAACGACTGGTTCAAGTCCCGCGGGACCTGGGCGCCCGCGGCCATCGCCCTGCCGGCGGGCTGGGCACTGTCGGGCTACGTGATGGCCCTGTTCCTGGCCGGCCTCCGGGGCGTGTCGGACGACCTGCGCGAGGCCGCCCGGGTCGACGGGGCCAACGAGCCTCGGGTCTTCTGGCACGTGGTGCGGCCGATGCTGCTGCCGGTCGTGATGAGCGCGGTGGTGATCCTGGCGCACATCTCGCTGAAGACGTTCGACCTGATGTTCGCCATGGACGTCGAGAGCCGCAAGATCGAGACGCCGGCCCTGTACATGTGGTTCACCACGTTCGACGGGCTCAACTTCTCGCGGGGCGCCGCGATCGCCACGCTGCTCGTGGCGGGGATCTCCGTCGTGGTCGTCCCGTACATCTGGTACTCGATCCGGATGGAGCGGCGCCGATGACGGTGGCCGAGGTGGCCGTCGACGACGGGGCCGACGCGGCCGACGGGGCCGACGTCGCTCCGACCGACGGGCGGATCCGCTCGCGCTGGGCGCCGTGGTTCACCACCTTGCGCTACGGGGCGCTGGTGGCGCTGGTCGGGATGTTCCTCGTCCCCGTGTACGTGCTGGTCGTGACGGCCTTCAAGGACCCGACGGAGGTGAGCCCGTCGCAGATGTGGGCGCTGCCGGACTCGCTGTCGCTCGACACGTTCCGCACGGTCTGGCCGGAGATGGAGGACGGGTTCCGCAACAGCGTGATGATGGCGGTCCCGGCCAGCATCATCGCGTCGTTCCTGGGCGCGGCCAACGGCTTCGTGCTCGCCAAGTGGCGCTTCCCCGGCGCCGACGTCGTCTTCCCGCTGATCCTCTTCGGCATGTTCATCCCGTACCAGGCGGTGCTGATCCCGCTGAACCAGCTGATGAGCGACCTCGACATGCACGACCTCGGCGGCCTGACCCTGGTGCACGTCGTCTACGGCCTGCCGATCACCACGCTGATCTTCCGCAGCTACTTCAGCGGGATCTCCGACGAGCTGATCGACGCCGCGCAGGTCGACGGGGCGGGGATGCTGCGCACCTTCGTCTTCGTCGCCCTGCCGGTGGCGCTCCCCGCGTTCGCGGTGTCGATGATCTGGGAGTTCACCTCGTCGTGGAACGACTTCATCTTCGGCCTGGTGCTGACGTCGCGCCAGGACTGGCCGGTGACGATCGCGCTCAACAACATCGCGGGGAGCCAGGTCGTGCCGTTCCACGAGGCGGTCGCCGCCGCGCTGCTGGCGAGCCTCCCCACCCTGGCGGTCTACGTGGTGATGGGCCGGTTCTTCATGCGCGGGCTGATGGCAGGAGCGTTGAAGGGATGAGCGAGACCGAAGCCGAGACCGAGAGCGACGCCGAGCCCCGGGCCGCGGGGGTGCGGCTGGAGAGCGTCGGCAAGCGCTTCAAGGGCGGGGTCGACGCCATCCGCGACGTGACGCTGCAGGTCGAGGCGGGTGAGTTCATGGTGCTCGTCGGCCCCTCGGGCTGCGGGAAGTCGACGCTGCTGCGCCTGGTGGCCGGGCTCGAGGAGGTGTCGTCCGGGCGCATACACATCGGCGACGACGACGTCACCAACCGGCTCCCGCAGCACCGGGACGTGGCCATGGTGTTCCAGAGCTACGCCCTGTACCCGCGGATGTCGGTGCGGCGGAACCTGGCGTTCGGGCTGCGCATGCGACGGATGCCCAAGGAGCAGCGCAACCGGCGCGTCGCCGAGGTCGCCGAGGTCCTCGGGCTCGAGCACCTCCTGGACCGCCGGCCGGCGGCGCTGTCGGGCGGGCAGCGCCAGCGGGTGGCGATGGGCCGGGCCATCGTGCGCGAGCCCCGGGTGTTCCTGATGGACGAACCGCTGTCCAACCTCGACGCCAAGCTCCGGGTGGCGCTGCGAGCCGAGCTGTCGCTGCTGCACAAGCGCCTCGGCGTCACGACGGTCTACGTCACGCACGACCAGATCGAGGCGATGACGCTGGGCCAGCGCGTGGCCGTGCTGCGCGACGGCGTGCTGCAGCAGTGCGACCGGCCCCAGGAGGTCTACCTGCATCCCACCAACCTGTTCGTGGCGGCCTTCATCGGCTCCCCGGCGATGAACTTCGTCGACGCCGCCGTCGAGCGCGGGGTCGTCTCGTTCGCCGGGGTGACCGTCCCCCTGCCCGCCGGCTCACCCCTGGCCGAGGCCGACCGCAAGGTGATCCTCGGGATCCGACCGACGGGGTTCACCCCCGCGGCCGACCGGGGCTGGCCCACCCTGCAGGCCACGCCCGAGGTGGTCGAGGAGCTCGGTGACGAGCGCTTCGTCGTCTTCGACGTGGCCGCGCCCCGCGTCGACACCGATGCCACCCGCGCGGCCGTGGAGGCCAGCACCGCCGACGATGCGCTCCTCCTGCCGGAGGATCGGGCCCGCTTCACCGTGCGGCTGCCGACCGACGTCCCGGTCCCGGTCGGCGAACCCCTCACCCTGTCGATCGATCCGGGCCGCCTCTACTTCTTCGACCCCGACACCGGCGACGCCGTCCCGAGCTGATCGCCGGGGCGCGGGGCGGTCAGAAGAGGGTGGGTGGGGGAGCGGCGACCGTGGGCTCCGGGAGCGGGACGACCTCGACGGTGGCTGCGGCCCGGACGTCGTCGTGGAACCGTCGGGCCAGGCCGAGGGCCTCGTCGTTGTCGGGCGTGTGGACGAACACCGTCGGGCTGCGGCCCTCGGCCAGCCAGCCGGCGACCACCGGCACCCATGGCTGCCAGCCCGCCACGGTGGCGTCCATGTCGTCGCGCCCCAGGAAGCGGACCACCGGCCGGTCCCCGATCGCCACCGTCCGGCGCGGCAACCGGGGCTTGGTGGCCCAGGCCTCCCGCTCGGCGTCGCTGGTGGGCGGGCGGGCGAACAGGGTGGTGGTGTCGAACGTGGTCCACTCGGCGCCCCGGTCGGCCAGCAGCCCGGCCAGTGCCCGATCGGCGGGCCCGCCGTCGAAGAAGGCCGGGTGCCGCACCTCGACGGCGTAGCGGTGGGCCGTCGGTGCCCGGGCCAGGAACGCGGCCAGCGCTCCCAGGTCGCCGGGCCCGAAGCCGGCGGGGAGCTGGACGGCCAGCACCTCGGCCCGCCCGCCCAGCGGTGCCAGCAGGTCGACCACCTCCCGCAGGTCGGCTTCGGCGTTGCGGAGCCGGCGCTGGTGGGTGATCAGCTGCGGCAGCTTGAAGAGGAACCGGAAGCCCGCCGGGGTCTCGGCTGCCCAGGCTGCCACCGTGGCCGGCGCCGGCAGGCCGTAGGCGGTGGTGTTGCCCTCGACCGCCGTGCACCACGTGGCGTAGGCGGGGAGCTGGGCGGCGCGGCGGAGGCCGTCGGGCAGGAAGCGCCCCTGCCACCCCTTGTGCGCCCACATCGCACAGCCGACCTGCAACTCCGCAGCCACACCCCGATAGTGCCACCGGCGGCCGCTGGGTGCCCGGCTCCGGCATGCCAGAATGCCCGCTGGTACAGCGCCGGCGCCGGCCCCAGCGCTCTGCAGGTGGGGCGGTCGTAGAGAAGGAGACGGGGGCGGGACGCCCGCCCTGACACATCGTGAAGACCACGCACGTCAACCCTTCGATCGACCGTCGCCTGGCCGACGAGCTCGACGTCCGCAGCGGCCAGGTGGAAGCGGCCGTGGCCCTGCTCGACGGGGGCGCCACCGTGCCGTTCGTCGCCCGCTACCGCAAGGAAGCCACCGGCGGGCTCGACGACACCCAGCTCCGCAACCTGGAAGAGCGCCTGGGCTACCTGCGCGAGCTCGAGGACCGCCGCGCGACGATCCTCGAGTCGATCCGGGAGCAGGGCAAGCTCGACGCCGAGCTGGAAGCCAAGGTCCTGGCTGCCGAGACCAAGGCCCGGCTGGAGGACATCTACCTCCCGTACAAGCCCAAGCGCCGGACCAAGGCGCAGATCGCCCGCGAGGCCGGCCTGGCGCCGCTGGCCGACCTGCTGCTCACCGAACCGGGCACGGAACCCCAGGCCGCCGCGGCCGGCTACGTCGACGAGGGCAAGGGCGTCGCCGACGCCGATGCTGCCCTGCAAGGCGCCCGGGCCATCCTCACCGAGCGCTTCGCCGAGGACGCCGACCTCCTCGGCGAGCTGCGGGAGCGCATGTGGACGAAGGGCCGGCTGGTGGCGCGGGCCCGCGACGGCGAGGAGGAGCGCGGCGCCAAGTACTCCGACTACTTCTCCTTCGGCGAGGCCTTCACGGAACTGCCATCCCACCGGACGCTGGCGCTGCTGCGCGGGGAGGGGGAGAAGGTCCTCGACCTCAGCCTGGTCCCGGACCCCGACCACGACGACGGGGCCGGCCACGGGTCGGGGGCCGCCGGCCTGTCACCCTCGGAGCAGGCCATCGCCCACCGCTTCGGGGTCGCCGATCGGGGTCGGGCCGCCGACGGGTGGCTCGTCGAGACGGTGCGGTGGGCCTGGCGGACGCGGGTGCTGGTCCACCTGCAGATCGACCTGCGGTCCCGCTTGCGGGCCGCTGCCGAGGACGGTGCCGTCGGGGTCTTCGCGTCCAACCTGCGGGACCTCCTGCTGGCGGCGCCGGCCGGGACCCGGACCACCATGGGCCTCGACCCCGGCCTCCGGACCGGGGTGAAGGTGGCCGTGGTCGACGCGACCGGCAAGGTGGTGGCCACCGACACCATCTACCCGCACGCTCCCCGGCGCCAGTGGGATCAGGCCCTCGCCTCCCTGGCCAAGTTGGTGGAGGCCCACGACGTGGAGCTGGTGGCCATCGGCAACGGCACCGCGTCCCGGGAGACCGACAAGCTGGCCGGTGACCTCGTGGCCCGACTGCCGGGCCGCACGGTGGTCAAGACCATCGTCTCCGAAGCCGGTGCCTCGGTCTACTCCGCCTCGGCCTTCGCCTCGCAGGAGCTCCCCGACATGGACGTCTCGTTGCGCGGCGCCGTCTCCATCGCCCGCCGCCTGCAGGACCCGCTGGCCGAGCTGGTCAAGATCGACCCCCGGTCGATCGGGGTGGGCCAGTACCAGCACGACATCGCCGAGCACAAGCTCTCACGCTCCCTGGAAGCGGTCGTCGAGGACTGCGTGAACGCGGTCGGCGTCGACGTCAACACCGCCTCGGCGCCGCTGCTCGCCCGGGTCTCGGGCATCAGCTCGTCGGTGGCCGAGAACATCGTCACCCACCGCGACAGCACCGGGCCCTTCCGGAGCCGCGCCCAGCTGAAGAAGGTGCCCCGCATCGGTCCCGCCGCCTTCGAGCAGTGCGCCGGCTTCCTGCGCATCCGGGATGGCGACGACCCGTTGGACGCGTCGGCCGTCCACCCGGAGTCCTACCCGGTGGTCCGGCGGATGGCGGAGCGCAGCGACAGCGACGTCACCGCACTGATCGGCAACACGGCCCTGCTGCGCAGCCTGAAGCCCGGCGACTTCACGGACGAGACGTTCGGCCTGCCGACGGTCACCGACATCCTCACCGAGCTGGAGAAGCCGGGGCGCGACCCGCGCCCGGCCTTCCAGACCGCCGAGTTCAAGGAGGGTGTCGAGACCCTCCAGGACCTCCGCGACGGCATGATCCTGGAGGGCGTGGTCTCCAACGTGGCGGCCTTCGGCGCCTTCGTCGACGTCGGCGTCCACCAGGACGGGCTGGTCCACATCTCCGCCATGTCGAACCGCTATGTGGCCGACCCGCGTGACGTGGTCAAACCGGGGGACATCGTCAGGGTCAAGGTGCTGGCCGTGGACCTGCCCCGCAAGCGCATCGCCCTGACCCTCCGGCTGGACGACGATCCTGCCCAGGGCGGACGATCGGGCCGGGACGAGCGTCGCAGCCCGCGTGACCAGGATCGTCAGGGCGGCCAGGGCAGTGGCGACCGCGCCCGTGACCAGGGTCAGGGTCGACGTCGGGGCGGGGGCAAGAGCCGGGACGGCGGGTCGGGACCCGACACCGCCATGGCGGACGCGCTCCGCCGCGCCGGCCTGGCCTGACACTCCGGGGCGTCGGGTGCGTGGCGGCGAGGTGACTGTCCGCGGGGCGGCGGCTGCGCGTCGTTAGCCTCTGACGGGTGCTTGGCCTTCCTTCCCAGGTCAGGGCATGCCTCTTCGATCTCGACGGCGTGCTCACCAAGACGGCCGTCGTGCACGCGGCGGCGTGGAAGGAGATGTTCGACGACTTCCTCCGCGCCTGGTCCGAGCGCACCGGTGCGCCGTTCGTGCCCTTCGACGCCCACGACGACTACGGCCGCTACGTCGACGGGCGCCCACGGCTCGACGGCACCCGGGCGTTCCTGAGGTCGCGCGGCATCGAGCTGCCCGAGGGTGGCCCCGACGACCCGCCCGACACCTGGACGATCCACGGCCTGGGAAACCGCAAGCAGGCGCTCGTCCTCGCTCGCCTGGCGCAGGGCAGGATCGAGATCTACGAGGGCTCCGTGCGCTATGTCCGGGCGGCGCGGGCTGCCGGCCTGTCGACGGCCGTGGTGTCGTCGAGCGCCAACACCCGGCAGGTCCTGGAGGCGGTGGGCATCACCGACCTGTTCGACACCCGCATCGACGGCCTCGTCGCCGAGGAACGGGGCCTGGCGGGCAAGCCGGCACCGGATACCTTCCTCGCCGGCGCGGAAGCCCTGGGTGCCGAGCCGGCGTCCGCCGCGGTGTTCGAGGACGCGCTGGCCGGCGTCGAGGCCGGGCGGGCCGGAGGCTTCGCCGTCGTCGTGGGGGTCGACCGGGTCGGTCAGGCCGACGAGCTGCGACGGCACGGCGCCGACGTCGTCGTGCGGGACCTGAGCGAACTGCTGGACGAGGGCCAGATCGAGGGCGAGGGCCAGGGCACATGAGCGAGGCGGCCGGCTACTCCGTCGAGCCCTGGGCCGTCACCGAGCGCGGCCTCGATCTCGACGGCCTGGCCCGCAGCGAGTCGGTGTTCGCCCTGTCCAACGGCCACATCGGCCTGCGTGGCAACCTCGACGAGGGCGATCCCCACGGCCTACCGGGCACGTACCTCAACTCCTTCTACGAGCTGCGGCCGCTGCCGTACGCCGAGGCCGGCTACGGCTACCCGGCATCCGGCCAGACGGTGATCAACGTGACCAACGGCAAGCTGATCCGCCTCCTGGTCGACGACGAGCCCTTCGACGTCCGCTACGGCACCGTGAGCTCGCACGAGCGCCGGCTGGACCTCCGAGCGGGGACGCTGTCCCGGCAGGTGGAATGGACGTCGCCCGCCGGTGACTCGGTGCGCATCTCGTCGACGCGCCTCGTGTCACTGACCCACCGGGCCGTGGCCGCCATCAGCTACGTGGTCGAACCGGTCGACAAGGCGCTGCGCATCGTGCTCCAGTCCGAGCTGGTGGCCAACGAGGAGCTGCCACCGCAGAGCAAGGATCCCCGGGCCGCGGCGGCGCTCTCGCACCCGCTGGTCAGCGAGGAGCACACCGCGCATGGCACCCGGGCCGTGATGATCCATCAGACCCGCCAGAGCGGTCTGCGGGTCGCCGCGGGCATGCGGCACCTCGTCGAGTGCGACAGCCAGGACGTCGATCAGGAGATGACCACCGAGCCCGACGTCTGCCGGCTCACGCTGGCGACCCGCCTCGAGCCCGGTCAACGGCTGCGACTGGTCAAGTTCGTCGCCTACGGCTGGTCGAGCCAACGCACCCGGCCGGCGCTGCTCGACCAGGTGGTGGCCGCCTTGGCCGGCGCCCACGTCGCGGGCTGGGACGGCCTGGTCGCCGAGCAGCGGGCCTATCTCGACGAGTACTGGGCCGGCGCCGACGTCGAGCTCGACGGCGACCCCGAGGTGCAGCAGGCGGTGCGGTTCGGCCTGTTCCACATCCTCCAGTCCGCGGCGCGGGCCGAGCAGAGGCCGATCCCGGCCAAGGGCCTCACCGGGCCCGGCTACGACGGCCACACCTTCTGGGACACCGAGACCTTCGTCCTCCCGGTGCTGACCTACACCCAGCCCGCCGCGGCCGCCGACGCGCTGCGCTGGCGGCTGCTCACGCTGCCGCTGGCCCTGGACCGGGCCCGCGAGCTGGGCCTCGACGGCGCGACGTTTCCGTGGCGGACACTGCGGGGCTGGGAGTCGTCGGCCTACTGGCCCGCAGGCACCGCCGCCTTCCACATCAACGGCGACATCGCCGACGCCATCGTTCGCTACCTCGACGCCACCGACGACGCCGACTTCGAGCGGGACGTGGCCGCCGAGATCCTGATCCAGACCGCACGCTTGTGGCGGAGCCTCGGCCACCACGACGCCGACGGGTGGTTCCGCATCGACGGCGTCACCGGGCCCGACGAGTACAGCGCCATCGCCGACAACAACGTGTACACCAACCTGGTGGCCCAGCAGAACCTGGCGGTCGCGGCGGACGTCGCGGCCCGGCAGTCGGCGGCGGCCGAGCGCCTCGGGGTCACCGAGGAGGAGATGGCCTCGTGGCGCGACGCCGCCGCCGCCATGCTCATCCCCTACGACGAGCGGCTCGGCGTCCATCCGCAGAGCGAGGCCTTCACCGACCACGCCCGCTGGGACTTCGCCCACACGCGGTCCGACGACTACCCGCTGCTGCTGCACCATCCCTACTTCGACCTGTACCGCAAGCAGGTGGTGAAGCAGGCCGACCTGGTCCTCGCGCTGCACCTGCACGGCCACGCCTTCACGCGCGAGCAGAAGGACCGCGAC
This window of the Acidimicrobiales bacterium genome carries:
- a CDS encoding DUF72 domain-containing protein, producing the protein MAAELQVGCAMWAHKGWQGRFLPDGLRRAAQLPAYATWCTAVEGNTTAYGLPAPATVAAWAAETPAGFRFLFKLPQLITHQRRLRNAEADLREVVDLLAPLGGRAEVLAVQLPAGFGPGDLGALAAFLARAPTAHRYAVEVRHPAFFDGGPADRALAGLLADRGAEWTTFDTTTLFARPPTSDAEREAWATKPRLPRRTVAIGDRPVVRFLGRDDMDATVAGWQPWVPVVAGWLAEGRSPTVFVHTPDNDEALGLARRFHDDVRAAATVEVVPLPEPTVAAPPPTLF
- a CDS encoding beta-phosphoglucomutase family hydrolase, producing MLGLPSQVRACLFDLDGVLTKTAVVHAAAWKEMFDDFLRAWSERTGAPFVPFDAHDDYGRYVDGRPRLDGTRAFLRSRGIELPEGGPDDPPDTWTIHGLGNRKQALVLARLAQGRIEIYEGSVRYVRAARAAGLSTAVVSSSANTRQVLEAVGITDLFDTRIDGLVAEERGLAGKPAPDTFLAGAEALGAEPASAAVFEDALAGVEAGRAGGFAVVVGVDRVGQADELRRHGADVVVRDLSELLDEGQIEGEGQGT
- a CDS encoding ABC transporter ATP-binding protein, producing MSETEAETESDAEPRAAGVRLESVGKRFKGGVDAIRDVTLQVEAGEFMVLVGPSGCGKSTLLRLVAGLEEVSSGRIHIGDDDVTNRLPQHRDVAMVFQSYALYPRMSVRRNLAFGLRMRRMPKEQRNRRVAEVAEVLGLEHLLDRRPAALSGGQRQRVAMGRAIVREPRVFLMDEPLSNLDAKLRVALRAELSLLHKRLGVTTVYVTHDQIEAMTLGQRVAVLRDGVLQQCDRPQEVYLHPTNLFVAAFIGSPAMNFVDAAVERGVVSFAGVTVPLPAGSPLAEADRKVILGIRPTGFTPAADRGWPTLQATPEVVEELGDERFVVFDVAAPRVDTDATRAAVEASTADDALLLPEDRARFTVRLPTDVPVPVGEPLTLSIDPGRLYFFDPDTGDAVPS
- a CDS encoding glycosyl hydrolase family 65 protein encodes the protein MSEAAGYSVEPWAVTERGLDLDGLARSESVFALSNGHIGLRGNLDEGDPHGLPGTYLNSFYELRPLPYAEAGYGYPASGQTVINVTNGKLIRLLVDDEPFDVRYGTVSSHERRLDLRAGTLSRQVEWTSPAGDSVRISSTRLVSLTHRAVAAISYVVEPVDKALRIVLQSELVANEELPPQSKDPRAAAALSHPLVSEEHTAHGTRAVMIHQTRQSGLRVAAGMRHLVECDSQDVDQEMTTEPDVCRLTLATRLEPGQRLRLVKFVAYGWSSQRTRPALLDQVVAALAGAHVAGWDGLVAEQRAYLDEYWAGADVELDGDPEVQQAVRFGLFHILQSAARAEQRPIPAKGLTGPGYDGHTFWDTETFVLPVLTYTQPAAAADALRWRLLTLPLALDRARELGLDGATFPWRTLRGWESSAYWPAGTAAFHINGDIADAIVRYLDATDDADFERDVAAEILIQTARLWRSLGHHDADGWFRIDGVTGPDEYSAIADNNVYTNLVAQQNLAVAADVAARQSAAAERLGVTEEEMASWRDAAAAMLIPYDERLGVHPQSEAFTDHARWDFAHTRSDDYPLLLHHPYFDLYRKQVVKQADLVLALHLHGHAFTREQKDRDFTYYEALTVRDSSLSAPTQAIMAAELGHMELAHDYLGEAALVDLADVWLNTSDGLHMASLAGGWAALVAGFGGMRARNHQLTFAPRLPAGITRLAFRIRYRGRRIAVTARRDEATYELLEGPPIAITSHGAPLDLGNQAVRQPIPPIDRKDRPTQPPGRAPRPRGPHPAHHDDR
- a CDS encoding Tex family protein, translating into MKTTHVNPSIDRRLADELDVRSGQVEAAVALLDGGATVPFVARYRKEATGGLDDTQLRNLEERLGYLRELEDRRATILESIREQGKLDAELEAKVLAAETKARLEDIYLPYKPKRRTKAQIAREAGLAPLADLLLTEPGTEPQAAAAGYVDEGKGVADADAALQGARAILTERFAEDADLLGELRERMWTKGRLVARARDGEEERGAKYSDYFSFGEAFTELPSHRTLALLRGEGEKVLDLSLVPDPDHDDGAGHGSGAAGLSPSEQAIAHRFGVADRGRAADGWLVETVRWAWRTRVLVHLQIDLRSRLRAAAEDGAVGVFASNLRDLLLAAPAGTRTTMGLDPGLRTGVKVAVVDATGKVVATDTIYPHAPRRQWDQALASLAKLVEAHDVELVAIGNGTASRETDKLAGDLVARLPGRTVVKTIVSEAGASVYSASAFASQELPDMDVSLRGAVSIARRLQDPLAELVKIDPRSIGVGQYQHDIAEHKLSRSLEAVVEDCVNAVGVDVNTASAPLLARVSGISSSVAENIVTHRDSTGPFRSRAQLKKVPRIGPAAFEQCAGFLRIRDGDDPLDASAVHPESYPVVRRMAERSDSDVTALIGNTALLRSLKPGDFTDETFGLPTVTDILTELEKPGRDPRPAFQTAEFKEGVETLQDLRDGMILEGVVSNVAAFGAFVDVGVHQDGLVHISAMSNRYVADPRDVVKPGDIVRVKVLAVDLPRKRIALTLRLDDDPAQGGRSGRDERRSPRDQDRQGGQGSGDRARDQGQGRRRGGGKSRDGGSGPDTAMADALRRAGLA
- a CDS encoding sugar ABC transporter permease, whose translation is MLVSPSLILLGVFVYGFLGWNLRVSLSDWRGLRPDYAYAGTDNYQRLPDDTRFTDDVENVLVFTAVFVVGTLLLGFLLALLIERGVRGEGFFRGVFLFPMAISFIATAIIWRWLLNNAGGAQETGLNKLFGQVGLDFLANDWFKSRGTWAPAAIALPAGWALSGYVMALFLAGLRGVSDDLREAARVDGANEPRVFWHVVRPMLLPVVMSAVVILAHISLKTFDLMFAMDVESRKIETPALYMWFTTFDGLNFSRGAAIATLLVAGISVVVVPYIWYSIRMERRR
- a CDS encoding extracellular solute-binding protein, whose amino-acid sequence is MLLLGACGDDDDDSGGSAAISNEFEFFSWWTGGGDSEGKEALLALFADQNPDVEIVDSAIAGGAGTNAQAELANRLLADNPPDSYQRHAGKELVADIEADEVEDLDSLYDDEGWRDVFPEQLLDLITSDGKLYSVPVNIHRSNVLWYNPAVLDEVGIAAPPTTWDEFLTQATTLEAAGKIPLTVGPTWTQQHLLENVLLGELGPDVYSGLWDVSTDWESAEVVDALDMFTEVLGHSNLDSAAADWQPAIDPLIEGDAAYNVMGDWADTYFRVEKELTWETDYGATTSPGTDGVFNFLSDTFTLPQDAPHRETAIEWLKLAGSKEGQDTFNPVKGSIPARIDGDPSLYTDYLQVPFEDWTDPSTTIVGSLAHGVVADNAWKTEIDSALQEFVESGDAEGFAGAVKQAYEDTQN
- a CDS encoding carbohydrate ABC transporter permease — its product is MTVAEVAVDDGADAADGADVAPTDGRIRSRWAPWFTTLRYGALVALVGMFLVPVYVLVVTAFKDPTEVSPSQMWALPDSLSLDTFRTVWPEMEDGFRNSVMMAVPASIIASFLGAANGFVLAKWRFPGADVVFPLILFGMFIPYQAVLIPLNQLMSDLDMHDLGGLTLVHVVYGLPITTLIFRSYFSGISDELIDAAQVDGAGMLRTFVFVALPVALPAFAVSMIWEFTSSWNDFIFGLVLTSRQDWPVTIALNNIAGSQVVPFHEAVAAALLASLPTLAVYVVMGRFFMRGLMAGALKG